TTGTTCCTTCGATTGTTATATTGACTATAATAGGATTTCTTTTTTACGTTTTGCCCGCAGTTTTTGGTGAAGTTTTTATGAGTGAAAGTTTTAACGAAGCTTTTAATAAAAGCTTTTTGCTTCTAAAACTCTCTTTTTGGAAAAAAACCTTCAATAAAAGTTACTTTGTGTTGATCCTAATCTGGTCTATAGCGGTTTTTGTATTTTATACCCTATCTGTGATTATATCTATGACGCTTATTTTACTTCCAGTAGCTTTAGTAATACTCTATATTTTAGCCCTTTATAATGCCGCTATTTATGTTTTTGCTAGAGATCTATTAAGCGAGTAAAAGAGAAAAACTCTTTTACTCTTGATGAAAATGTGTTCCTATTGCGATATTGAGCTCTACTAAAAACTCGTCTATATCTTTTTTAACTCCGTTAAAGAGTTTACTTCTATCTTTTAAGTATTGAAATCTTACTCTTGAGTTAGCACTAGGCTTATAAAATACCATTGCCGAGTATTTATCTAGATTTTCCTCTAAGTCTGGTTCATTTTTTAAGATTGCTCCATATCTTAGTCCAGCGCCTATGTTTTCTTGGAACTTCAAGACAAACTCCGTATAAAAACCGGACTGATTTAAAGTTTTTGATGTTAGCTCTTTATTTCTATATAGGAATTCACTTTGCCAAGTTACACCCTGAAACAGCGCTTCATTTTTCAAAACAAGATAAACTCCGTAAATATCGGTATATTTTAGTGAATCGTTTTTTCCTCTAGCAAAGCTTATACCGCTTAAGAGTTTAAAATCTTCAAACTCCTTTTTATGTTTTAAAGAGAAATTAAAAAGAGCAAAAGATGAGGTAGAGCCGAAACTTTGTTCGTTTTCTCCTTGAAGTAGCTCGCCAACTAGTGTAAAATCCTCTACATTGTTTAAAAATCCTATACCTTTTTCGTTTAACCCTTCCGGTCCGAAAAAGTTTTCGTAAATTAGGGGGATATAAGTAAAATTGTATCTATGTTGATGAAATCTGTTGATATATCCAAAATCGCTTTTGAACTTTCCGGCCTTTATCTTCACTTTAAGAGGTTGATAGATAGTTTTGACGTATGCTTCGGCTATCTCTATCGAATCTTGAGATATATGAAATATAGCGTCCGCGTCGAAAAGATCGTCAACTACGGAGTGTATGTTAAATTCGGCGTAGTTGAAATTAAATCCTTTATTGGCATTGTAAGGGATGTCGGCCGTCGTTGTGTCTATAAAACCGGGAATAGAATAGTTTTTATATAGATCGTTGGAGATATCTCTATATAGAGCACTAGAATTTAAAATCAAGGATAAATTGGGTAGATTTTTTTTTGTTTCCTGTTTATGTTCATGCAAATCAAGTTCTTCAACCATCTTCTTTTTATGCTCATTTTCCAAAAAATCTACTCTCTTTTTTAGATTTTCTATTATGGCGTTTTGCTTTTGTAGGAGTTTTTTAAGCTCCTCTATATCTTCAGTTGCAAAAGAAAAAACGGCAATAAGAAGCAATAAAAATTTTTTCATTTTCACTCCTCTATCTACTTGTGATTTTTATAAAGAATTTTTAGTAAATTAAGAAGATAGCGGAGGGGATCTTGATCTGTTTTGCGTCGGTATATTTTGTAAACGATTAAAAGTTGGAGTTTTAAATTGGAGATTTTTACTAAAAAGGGTTATTAAAAGAATCGGTTTTTCTATATTGGCTAAAGTGTTATGTTGGACAAGGCAAACGGCACAATCGTTTGAAGTTTCCGTAATATCGTGGTTGTGAAAAATAGTAGAAAGCGCCGTTAAAAAGAGTAAAAGGGCAAGTAAGATTTTTAGTTTTTTCATAATCTCTTTCAAAAAGTTTTTGCGTAATTTTAACACAGATAAGAGATAATTTTGTGTCAAAAGTTTTCAAAAAGGAACTTTTTTACTCTTTTGATACCTATCTCCATGTTTTCTATGCTGTTTGTATAGGAAAATCTTATGAATTTTTGAGTTTTATTGTATCCAAAATCGATGCCAGGCGTAGCGGCAACTCTCTCTTTATGTAGAAGTTCTTTGGTAAAATGAAAGCTATCAACGCTATATTTTGAGATATCTACCCAGATATAAAAGGCGCCTTGAGGTTTTATAGGAATATCGAAAATCTCTTTAAGTTTATGATACAAAAAATCTCTTCTCTTTTTATAAATTTTTTTTACTCTCTCTAAATATTTATAATCAAACGCTTCGATAGCCGCATATTGACTGAGAGTCGGAGGAGAGATGAAGATATTTTGAGCTATCATTTGGGCTTCTCTTAGATATCTATCTGGAACCACAATCCACCCAAGGCGAAATCCGGGCATACAAAAAAATTTTGAAAATCCGTTTATTACAAAAACATCTTTTGAAAATTTCAGAGCAGTAACGGCAGGTTTATCGTAACTCAAACCTTGATAGAGCTCGTCGCTTATAAAAGCTATATCTTTTTTTAAACAGTATTCAATCAGATCTTTTAAAGAGTCTTCTTCGTAAATGTTTCCCGTAGGATTTGATGGATTTGATAGCTGAAGTGCTTGGATGTTTCTATTTTTTAAGTGCTCTTTGGTTATGTTGTAGTTTGTTTCTTTGCCTACATTGATAAATACCGGCTCGATATCTAAAATGTAGGCGATGTTTTTATAAGAAGGGTATCCCGGATCCGCAAAGCCGACTCTTTTTTTATAATCTAACACTAACGAGTATGCTAGCAAAAAGGCTCCACTAGTTCCTGGAGTTAGGATGATGTTTTTGGAGTCCACTTCAATATCGTGGACTTTTTTGTAAAATTGAGCTATTTTTTGACGCAATTGTTCTAAACCTTCCGATTGGGTGTAGGAAAATATATCTTGTTTTATGGCTTTTAAAAGTTCTTCTTTTACTTTAGGCGGAGGCATAAGATCTGGCTGGCCAATCTCAAAATGGATAACATCTTTATATTTCGCAGCCTCTTTAACTATATCCATTACTATAAAAGGGGTAAGTTTTTTTAATCTTTCCAAATAGTCTCCTTGTTAAGTCAAAATTTACCTATCTTTACTACAATTATAAAAACATTGAACTAAGAGGGGGCTAAAATGAGCGTTTTGATGGAGATAGCTATGTTTCCCACGGATGTGGGAGAGAGTAAGAGTAAGTATGTGGCAGAGGTTTTGAAAGTGATTAAAGATAGCGGTTTTGAGTATCAACTAACCCCAATGGCAACGATTGTGGAGGCAGAGAGCGTAAAAGAGTTAAGCGACTTGATACCAAAAATGTATGAAGCTTTGGAGAAGATGGGAGTAGGGCGCGTTTATAGCGTAGTAAAGTTCGATATAAGACCCGGTAGAAAAAACAGACTCAAACAGAAAGTGGAGTCTGTAAAAAAGAGATTAAAAGAGTAAAATTTATCTTGCGATTAAAACCTCTCCGATTAACTCTAAAAGTTTTGATTCGGCCTCTTGGAGATTTTTGCCAAAGATTATTACTCCATCTTTATGTCCGGCCATCGCAAAGAGGGGATTGGAGAGGGGAGCGGTATTTGTATATAGAGAGTTTACCGCTTTTGTCATCTCTTTTGTGCCGTATTTCACATTTTTGCCGGTAAAAAGATAACCGTTATTTAGCATATATCGCCAAATGGTATTGGAGTGTATATGGATAACGGCGTTTATCTTTTCGTCAAGATTGTATATGGTTGCGTGAGTCAGGCTTTCGCTGCTAGGTTTTGTGCCTCCTCTTGATTTAAGAAAAAATCTCTTCTCGTCAAACTCTTCGATCAAAGCGTAATGGTGTGAAGTTAGACTCTTTAAATGTCCGGTTTGCGTTCCGGTTATGATGAATGAATTTTTTTCCACTCTTTTACTGATGTTTCCGTATCCGATACCTTGATACTCTCCTATAAGTTTAAGAACAAATAGTCTCTTTCTTACATTTTCGATATCTTTGCATAACTCCTCTTTGAGGTCATCTGTAAAAGTGTGACGAAAGTCGTATTTTATAACTCCATCAATCATAACAGATCTCCAAACATTTTGACAATCTCTTCCTTTTGGGCTCTGCAAACTCCACGCTCGGTAATCAAACCAGTTATATACTTAGCAGGCGTAACGTCAAATCCGTAATTGACGCACTTTGAGGCATCAGGAACTATCTGAATCTCAGTAATTTCACCATTTTTACTTTTTCCTTTTATGAATTTTACCTCATCTTCTCCTCTTGTTTCGATAGGTATCTCTTTTAAACCATCTATGGTACTAAAATCGAAGGTGGAAGTCGGCAAGGCTACGTAAAAAGGAATGCCGTTATCTTTTGCCGCAAGGGCTTTAAGATATGTTCCTATTTTGTTTGCTACGTCGCCTTTTATGGTGACTCTATCGGCTCCAGTTATACACACATCTACTAGGCCGTGCTGCATAAGATGGCCGCCAGTATTATCGGCTATGACCGTATGGTTTATATCTTCTTGAGAGAGTTCCCACGCCGTTAAGTTGGCTCCTTGATTTCTAGGTCTCGTTTCATCAACCCAGACGTGAACCTCGACTCCTCTTCTGTGAAGCTCGTAAATGGGTGCGAGAGCTGAGCCGTCATCCACTATGGCAAGCCATCCGGCGTTACAATGGGTTAGTATATTTATAGAGTTTTTCTTTTTTTCCCTCATTATATCTTCAAAGATATCTGCTCCGATTTTGCCGATATTTTTGCATCTTTGTACGTCTTCATCGCATATTTTGATAGCTTCTTCTTTTAGCTTCTTAATCATTTGCGAACCGC
This Nitrosophilus labii DNA region includes the following protein-coding sequences:
- a CDS encoding pyridoxal phosphate-dependent aminotransferase; translated protein: MERLKKLTPFIVMDIVKEAAKYKDVIHFEIGQPDLMPPPKVKEELLKAIKQDIFSYTQSEGLEQLRQKIAQFYKKVHDIEVDSKNIILTPGTSGAFLLAYSLVLDYKKRVGFADPGYPSYKNIAYILDIEPVFINVGKETNYNITKEHLKNRNIQALQLSNPSNPTGNIYEEDSLKDLIEYCLKKDIAFISDELYQGLSYDKPAVTALKFSKDVFVINGFSKFFCMPGFRLGWIVVPDRYLREAQMIAQNIFISPPTLSQYAAIEAFDYKYLERVKKIYKKRRDFLYHKLKEIFDIPIKPQGAFYIWVDISKYSVDSFHFTKELLHKERVAATPGIDFGYNKTQKFIRFSYTNSIENMEIGIKRVKKFLFENF
- a CDS encoding MTH1187 family thiamine-binding protein; amino-acid sequence: MSVLMEIAMFPTDVGESKSKYVAEVLKVIKDSGFEYQLTPMATIVEAESVKELSDLIPKMYEALEKMGVGRVYSVVKFDIRPGRKNRLKQKVESVKKRLKE
- a CDS encoding class II aldolase/adducin family protein, whose translation is MIDGVIKYDFRHTFTDDLKEELCKDIENVRKRLFVLKLIGEYQGIGYGNISKRVEKNSFIITGTQTGHLKSLTSHHYALIEEFDEKRFFLKSRGGTKPSSESLTHATIYNLDEKINAVIHIHSNTIWRYMLNNGYLFTGKNVKYGTKEMTKAVNSLYTNTAPLSNPLFAMAGHKDGVIIFGKNLQEAESKLLELIGEVLIAR
- the mtnA gene encoding S-methyl-5-thioribose-1-phosphate isomerase, with the translated sequence MNGRYRALWLNDEENLEVIDQRYLPFEKKIFTVKNAQECIFAIKEMVVRGAGVIGNTAAFGVYLSAKNSNGDFEKVKEEALKIREARPTAVNLMWAVDRMLNVAKKYSGSQMIKKLKEEAIKICDEDVQRCKNIGKIGADIFEDIMREKKKNSINILTHCNAGWLAIVDDGSALAPIYELHRRGVEVHVWVDETRPRNQGANLTAWELSQEDINHTVIADNTGGHLMQHGLVDVCITGADRVTIKGDVANKIGTYLKALAAKDNGIPFYVALPTSTFDFSTIDGLKEIPIETRGEDEVKFIKGKSKNGEITEIQIVPDASKCVNYGFDVTPAKYITGLITERGVCRAQKEEIVKMFGDLL